A single Endomicrobiales bacterium DNA region contains:
- a CDS encoding NAD(P)-dependent glycerol-3-phosphate dehydrogenase, with the protein MTTVGVLGAGSWGITLANLLAQKGNNVTLWEFDPINASKLSQSRKLSFFPQATLSKEIFVTSDIFTAANSADFLLFVVPSHTLRSVAKTLKRSNANLTNTTLISAVKGIENSTLSLMTEIILDELGEKNNEQIVAISGPTHAEEVSIKIPTAAVSASKDILAAIKVQELFMTDFFRIYTQSDITGVQTAGALKNIYAIAAGMCDGLALGDNTKAALITRALREMIKLGVKMGGDTSTYLGLAGLGDLMVTCFSKYSRNRTLGEKLGRGQTLSAAEKGVLMIAEGVKTTKSAFDLAEKFGLDLPITKQIYSVLYNNKPPKDALQELMLRQAKPEELIYENF; encoded by the coding sequence ATGACTACTGTGGGTGTACTTGGGGCAGGATCTTGGGGAATAACTCTTGCCAACCTTCTAGCGCAAAAAGGCAACAATGTTACGCTTTGGGAGTTTGATCCTATAAACGCGTCAAAATTATCTCAAAGCAGAAAACTTTCCTTTTTCCCGCAAGCAACATTATCAAAAGAAATTTTTGTCACAAGCGATATTTTTACTGCGGCAAACTCTGCCGACTTCTTGTTATTTGTTGTGCCATCTCACACACTCAGAAGTGTTGCCAAAACCCTTAAGCGCTCAAATGCAAACCTTACTAACACAACACTTATATCTGCAGTAAAAGGAATAGAAAATTCAACTTTAAGCTTAATGACAGAAATAATTTTAGATGAACTTGGGGAAAAAAATAACGAACAAATTGTTGCCATTTCAGGTCCAACACATGCCGAAGAAGTATCTATAAAAATTCCAACAGCAGCCGTTAGCGCAAGCAAAGATATCCTTGCAGCTATAAAAGTACAAGAGCTGTTTATGACAGATTTCTTTAGAATTTATACACAGAGCGACATAACTGGTGTGCAAACCGCAGGCGCTCTAAAAAACATTTACGCAATAGCTGCCGGCATGTGCGACGGGCTTGCTTTAGGCGATAATACAAAAGCGGCACTAATTACCCGTGCCTTGCGTGAAATGATCAAACTTGGTGTTAAGATGGGTGGAGATACTTCAACATATTTAGGCCTTGCTGGGCTTGGTGATTTAATGGTTACATGTTTTTCTAAGTACTCCAGAAACCGCACTTTGGGTGAAAAACTTGGGCGGGGGCAAACACTCTCTGCTGCGGAAAAAGGTGTACTTATGATTGCAGAAGGGGTAAAAACCACAAAAAGCGCATTTGATCTTGCAGAAAAGTTCGGCCTCGATTTACCAATAACAAAACAAATTTACTCAGTGCTCTATAACAACAAGCCCCCAAAAGATGCTTTACAAGAACTAATGCTTCGGCAGGCAAAACCTGAGGAACTAATTTACGAAAATTTCTGA
- a CDS encoding glycoside hydrolase family 57 protein, with product MKKIKLAFLWHHHQPLYKNPSTGIYELPWVKLHATKDYFDTVAILDEFPKIKATFNLVPSLIEQIEEYASGTAKDLFTDITLKPATELSKDDKVFLLYNFFMANWETMVLPNKRYKELLEKRGKNTSKETLKRVQAYFSSAEFRDLQVWFNLSWMDPYWKNNDELIKTLYEKGRDFTEEEKSALVKKQNEICAKIIGKYKEVQDRGQIEVSITPYFHPILPLLCDTNSARIATLDITLPVKRFSQKDDAQNQITLAIDIYEKHFGKKPLGMWPAEGSVSEEVVPLFANSGVHWIATDEEILYKTLSQQHTEKNKLLYKPYKVKIANSEVDIIFRDRSLSDAIGFVYSKWNAESAVNDFMTKLHSIKNSTPDNEEPFVAVILDGENCWEYYANDGWDFLRKLYSAISTDPEVETVTIGKYLQNKKNKDILPKLFAGSWIRGNFGVWIGHNEDNTAWQYLYDARKCLGEVAQLNPQITSSEKYKSAMRSIYAAEGSDWNWWFGDEHTSENDEIFDRLFREHLIDVYIKLGQIVPDYLHKPIKGAQSRKPTLEPVDLITPKIDGIVTNYFEWLAAGYYEVGHTGGSMHQVETLIRSFYYGFDLEKLYIRIDTKYKLSAKENENVSFEIDFKSPSFTKAFFELKSGGNVENFELITLIKQQKNEKLTEISAKNIIELAIPLNKLIIEKTQERIEFCIRIYRNGLIIESWPLGGTVTLPASAEDFKLKSWSV from the coding sequence ATGAAAAAAATCAAGCTTGCTTTTTTGTGGCATCACCATCAACCTTTATACAAAAATCCTAGTACAGGTATTTACGAACTTCCATGGGTAAAATTGCACGCTACAAAAGATTACTTTGACACTGTGGCAATTTTAGATGAATTCCCAAAAATAAAAGCCACATTCAACCTTGTACCGTCTTTAATTGAACAAATAGAAGAATATGCTTCTGGAACAGCCAAAGACCTATTTACTGACATAACATTAAAACCAGCCACAGAGCTAAGCAAAGACGATAAGGTATTTCTTCTGTATAATTTTTTTATGGCAAACTGGGAAACAATGGTTTTGCCAAATAAACGCTATAAAGAGTTGCTTGAAAAACGCGGGAAAAACACCTCAAAAGAAACACTAAAAAGAGTTCAGGCATATTTTTCATCTGCCGAATTTAGAGATCTTCAGGTTTGGTTTAACCTATCATGGATGGATCCATACTGGAAAAATAACGATGAACTAATAAAAACACTTTACGAAAAAGGGAGAGATTTTACCGAAGAAGAAAAAAGCGCGCTTGTAAAAAAGCAAAACGAAATTTGCGCGAAAATCATCGGCAAATATAAGGAAGTACAAGATAGGGGGCAAATAGAGGTTTCAATAACTCCATATTTCCACCCAATATTGCCATTATTATGCGACACAAACAGCGCACGCATAGCAACACTGGACATTACTCTTCCTGTCAAACGCTTTAGTCAAAAAGATGACGCACAAAATCAAATTACACTTGCAATAGATATTTATGAAAAACACTTTGGCAAAAAACCACTTGGTATGTGGCCTGCCGAAGGATCAGTTAGCGAAGAAGTGGTTCCTTTGTTTGCAAACTCTGGCGTACATTGGATAGCTACCGACGAAGAAATACTTTATAAAACACTCAGCCAACAGCACACAGAAAAAAATAAATTATTATACAAACCATACAAAGTAAAAATTGCCAACTCCGAAGTTGACATAATTTTCAGAGACCGCTCGCTTTCAGACGCAATTGGTTTTGTATACTCAAAATGGAATGCGGAAAGCGCAGTAAACGACTTTATGACAAAACTGCACTCCATAAAAAACTCAACTCCAGATAATGAAGAACCTTTTGTTGCCGTAATATTAGATGGAGAAAACTGCTGGGAATATTACGCAAACGATGGCTGGGACTTTTTACGAAAACTTTATTCTGCCATCAGCACAGACCCAGAAGTTGAAACAGTCACAATTGGCAAATACCTGCAAAACAAGAAAAATAAAGATATTCTTCCAAAGCTTTTTGCCGGCTCATGGATAAGGGGCAACTTTGGTGTTTGGATAGGCCACAACGAAGATAACACAGCATGGCAGTATCTATATGATGCAAGAAAATGCCTTGGAGAAGTTGCACAATTAAACCCGCAAATCACAAGCTCTGAAAAATATAAATCTGCTATGCGCAGTATTTATGCCGCAGAAGGCTCAGATTGGAACTGGTGGTTTGGCGATGAACACACTTCAGAAAATGATGAAATATTTGACCGTTTATTTAGGGAGCATCTGATAGATGTATATATAAAACTTGGGCAAATCGTACCCGATTACTTGCATAAACCCATAAAAGGTGCTCAAAGCAGAAAACCAACACTTGAACCCGTTGATTTAATAACACCTAAAATTGATGGTATCGTTACAAACTATTTTGAGTGGTTGGCGGCTGGATACTACGAGGTTGGCCATACCGGCGGCTCAATGCATCAGGTTGAAACCTTAATTAGATCATTTTATTATGGTTTTGATCTTGAAAAGCTTTATATTAGAATTGACACTAAGTACAAACTCAGCGCAAAAGAAAATGAAAATGTTTCCTTTGAAATAGATTTTAAATCACCAAGTTTTACAAAAGCATTTTTTGAGTTAAAAAGTGGGGGAAATGTAGAAAATTTTGAGCTAATTACTCTCATAAAACAACAGAAAAATGAAAAATTAACTGAAATTTCAGCAAAAAATATAATCGAGCTTGCAATACCACTAAATAAGCTAATAATAGAAAAAACTCAAGAAAGAATTGAATTTTGTATAAGAATTTACAGAAATGGCTTAATTATTGAAAGTTGGCCACTTGGAGGCACGGTAACCCTACCGGCTTCAGCTGAAGATTTTAAACTAAAAAGCTGGTCTGTTTAA
- the plsY gene encoding glycerol-3-phosphate 1-O-acyltransferase PlsY → MKLLLIIIFSYLCGAIPFGFIITKLFTGLNIRKYGSANPGATNVFRVAGPIAGVITLLLDSAKGFLPVFVAASIWGNQSTAVIAGLCAIIGHMWTVFLGFKGGKGVATAAGVFLALMPLSVLFALGVFIVVFTIFGYISLASILAAFCLPIFVLITKSSKLIFIFSLLISITVLIKHIPNIKRLLAGKENKLKIFKKEKL, encoded by the coding sequence ATGAAACTGCTACTTATTATTATTTTCTCTTATCTTTGCGGTGCCATACCTTTTGGCTTTATAATCACAAAGTTGTTTACTGGGCTTAATATACGCAAATACGGATCGGCAAACCCAGGAGCTACAAATGTTTTTAGAGTTGCAGGGCCAATTGCCGGTGTGATAACTTTATTACTTGATAGTGCTAAGGGCTTTTTACCTGTCTTTGTTGCGGCATCCATCTGGGGCAACCAAAGCACTGCGGTGATTGCTGGCTTATGTGCGATAATAGGGCACATGTGGACGGTCTTTTTAGGTTTTAAAGGTGGCAAAGGTGTAGCAACTGCCGCCGGTGTTTTTTTAGCACTAATGCCACTATCAGTGCTCTTTGCGCTTGGTGTTTTCATTGTGGTATTTACTATATTTGGCTATATATCGCTTGCTTCAATTCTTGCAGCTTTTTGCCTGCCGATATTTGTACTAATAACAAAAAGTAGCAAACTAATTTTTATTTTTTCATTGCTAATTTCTATTACAGTTCTAATAAAACACATCCCAAACATAAAGCGGCTACTTGCCGGCAAAGAAAATAAGCTTAAAATATTTAAAAAGGAAAAACTATGA
- a CDS encoding HU family DNA-binding protein, which yields MNKLNLIDNLQKVLSTKKEAKDALENIFSNMKKAITNDEKVVISGFGSFRAFTTKPKGGRNPKTGQRLQITPRKKIRFKIAKDFFK from the coding sequence ATGAACAAACTAAATTTAATCGACAACTTGCAAAAAGTGTTAAGCACAAAAAAAGAGGCAAAAGACGCGCTTGAAAATATCTTCTCCAATATGAAAAAAGCCATTACAAACGACGAAAAAGTTGTAATATCCGGCTTTGGCAGTTTCAGAGCTTTTACAACAAAACCAAAAGGTGGCAGAAATCCAAAAACAGGCCAAAGGTTGCAAATAACTCCACGCAAAAAGATTCGTTTTAAAATTGCAAAAGATTTTTTTAAATAG
- a CDS encoding alginate export family protein, translating into MKKINIFSISLFFIIVFLFCAKLAVATTLNIDTEYRLRGVSYSETHFDQTASSVPLSYYSSRLKILIGATLPGNVEIGSEFCAIGVAGGGTKTVFAVPYQKTDFTPYVETVYLKIKNFNELPLDLTIGKQHLVFGDGLIISDDDRGFTALRVDGHFLAPLKWDGTLFTAKVSDNLKPDSDCDLLGLNINTLWREHLWELGYFEERDFSGSNYKRGLLATSTTEIIKNFIDFRIGKKEKLSNYQFELAKQSGYITKADGTKTDLDALGYVIRGELIGEKTKLGKVSAKALFSYATGNDDTNSLSSTDKAFTPDFTARYDGLERKGYGQLFGATAFDGFYTIPASFSGINTLSLGTDFSPVYALTFGVYYYLYSASQGPKGAPEASGFERLFNANYTLGVEMDLSMRYEYSKYCQFALSYARYTPPVFEALWPLSAPANRYQLEVIAKF; encoded by the coding sequence ATGAAAAAAATAAATATTTTTTCAATATCACTTTTTTTCATCATTGTTTTTTTATTTTGTGCAAAACTCGCCGTCGCCACAACACTAAATATTGACACTGAGTATCGCCTGCGCGGTGTTAGTTACTCTGAAACACATTTTGATCAAACTGCCTCTTCGGTGCCATTAAGTTATTACAGCTCTCGCCTAAAAATTTTAATTGGTGCAACCCTTCCCGGCAATGTAGAAATTGGTTCTGAGTTTTGCGCAATTGGCGTTGCCGGTGGCGGCACAAAAACTGTTTTTGCAGTACCCTACCAAAAAACCGATTTTACACCGTATGTAGAAACTGTTTACTTAAAAATTAAAAACTTTAACGAACTTCCATTAGATTTAACAATCGGCAAGCAACACCTTGTTTTTGGCGATGGACTAATAATTTCTGATGATGATAGAGGCTTTACCGCTCTTAGAGTCGATGGACATTTTTTAGCACCGCTAAAGTGGGATGGAACACTTTTTACTGCAAAAGTTAGCGATAATTTAAAACCTGATAGCGATTGCGATCTTTTGGGCTTAAACATTAACACTTTATGGAGAGAACATCTTTGGGAGTTAGGTTACTTTGAAGAACGCGATTTTTCCGGAAGCAATTATAAACGAGGGTTGCTTGCAACATCAACAACCGAGATTATTAAAAATTTTATAGATTTTCGTATAGGCAAAAAAGAAAAACTATCAAACTATCAGTTTGAACTTGCAAAACAAAGTGGCTACATAACAAAAGCTGATGGCACAAAAACAGACCTAGACGCACTTGGCTATGTTATCAGAGGAGAACTTATTGGAGAGAAAACAAAACTTGGCAAAGTTAGCGCAAAAGCACTTTTTTCTTATGCCACAGGGAACGATGATACAAACTCACTTTCAAGCACAGATAAAGCCTTTACACCAGATTTTACAGCACGCTATGACGGTCTTGAAAGAAAGGGTTATGGCCAACTTTTTGGGGCAACTGCCTTTGATGGTTTTTACACAATACCTGCATCATTTTCCGGTATAAACACCTTAAGTTTAGGAACTGATTTTTCACCAGTCTATGCTTTAACCTTTGGTGTTTATTACTATTTATACTCTGCATCACAGGGTCCAAAAGGTGCTCCAGAGGCCTCTGGCTTTGAACGCTTATTTAACGCTAACTACACATTAGGCGTTGAAATGGATTTAAGCATGCGCTACGAGTATTCGAAATATTGCCAGTTTGCTCTCTCATATGCCAGATATACGCCACCAGTGTTTGAAGCACTTTGGCCGCTATCTGCGCCTGCAAACCGCTACCAACTAGAAGTAATTGCAAAATTTTAA
- a CDS encoding histidinol phosphate phosphatase domain-containing protein translates to MIDLHTHTFFSDGTLTPSELVYRAKLAGYSAITLTDHGDFTNFDFIITRMKKASSDLSKYYNIKVITGIEITYVPPEKIKNAVALCRKLGAKIVVIHGQTPAEMVPEGTNLSGIIAKADIIAHPGYISEEEASLAAKLGVYLEITTRNGHNTTNAHVANTAIKAGAKLVLNSDTHHFTDLLTKEIIINTLNASGLNQNTYREMQENAKSLIGDKK, encoded by the coding sequence ATGATTGACTTACACACACATACATTTTTTTCTGATGGCACACTTACTCCTTCTGAGCTCGTTTACCGAGCAAAGCTTGCGGGGTACAGTGCTATTACATTAACAGATCATGGCGATTTTACAAACTTTGACTTTATAATTACCAGAATGAAAAAGGCCTCATCAGACCTTTCAAAGTATTACAATATAAAAGTCATTACGGGTATAGAAATAACATATGTGCCACCTGAAAAAATAAAAAATGCCGTAGCACTTTGCCGTAAACTAGGGGCAAAAATTGTTGTTATACACGGGCAAACACCAGCGGAAATGGTACCAGAAGGTACAAACCTATCGGGCATTATTGCCAAAGCAGATATAATTGCTCATCCTGGATATATATCTGAAGAAGAGGCATCCCTTGCCGCTAAACTTGGCGTTTATCTAGAAATTACAACCCGTAATGGGCATAACACAACAAATGCCCATGTTGCAAATACAGCAATAAAAGCTGGCGCGAAACTTGTGTTAAATTCAGACACACACCACTTTACCGATCTGCTTACAAAGGAAATTATAATAAATACTCTAAACGCAAGCGGTCTTAACCAAAACACATATAGAGAAATGCAAGAAAATGCCAAATCTCTTATAGGAGACAAAAAATGA
- a CDS encoding MerR family transcriptional regulator, translated as MSEIPALPEKEFFSIGEVSQLLQIKPYVLRYWESEFKTLHPQRRISGQRKYTKKDIELLFSIKELLYTKKFTIAGARKTLAVDRRKKDNTNENQLNLGIGTFINPQAIREIRSDIEAIVKILKQQ; from the coding sequence ATGAGTGAAATACCAGCACTTCCTGAAAAAGAATTTTTTTCCATAGGTGAGGTTAGCCAATTACTGCAAATAAAGCCCTATGTATTGCGTTATTGGGAAAGTGAGTTTAAAACACTTCACCCTCAAAGGAGAATCTCTGGTCAAAGAAAGTACACAAAAAAAGATATTGAATTGCTATTTAGTATAAAAGAACTCTTATACACTAAAAAGTTCACTATTGCAGGAGCAAGAAAAACACTTGCCGTTGACAGGCGTAAAAAAGATAACACAAATGAAAACCAGCTAAACCTTGGCATTGGGACATTTATTAACCCACAAGCAATCAGAGAAATACGGTCAGATATTGAAGCAATAGTAAAAATTTTAAAGCAGCAATAA
- a CDS encoding adenine phosphoribosyltransferase has product MDRTNLKLKNSIRNIPNFPRKGIIFKDITRLLADPVLFANAVYKFEQAFKKLKIDKVVVIESRGFIFGAPLAYKLKTGIVPIRKKGKLPYKTIAASYCLEYGKATLEMHTDALEPGDRVVIIDDLLATGGTVSATIELVEKLKAKIVGIGFLIELTFLNGREKLKGNKVVSLIKY; this is encoded by the coding sequence ATGGATAGGACAAATCTTAAACTTAAAAATTCAATAAGAAATATTCCTAACTTCCCCAGAAAAGGTATAATATTCAAAGATATTACCCGGCTTTTGGCTGACCCTGTTCTTTTTGCAAATGCTGTTTATAAATTTGAGCAGGCATTTAAAAAATTAAAAATTGACAAAGTAGTTGTTATTGAATCGCGTGGCTTTATTTTTGGTGCACCACTTGCTTACAAACTAAAAACTGGCATTGTTCCTATAAGAAAAAAAGGCAAACTTCCATACAAAACAATAGCGGCATCTTACTGCCTTGAATATGGGAAAGCTACACTTGAAATGCACACAGACGCTTTAGAACCAGGCGATCGGGTAGTTATAATTGATGATTTGCTTGCCACAGGTGGCACGGTATCTGCAACTATAGAACTTGTAGAAAAGTTAAAAGCAAAAATTGTTGGCATTGGCTTTTTAATTGAATTAACATTTTTAAATGGCAGAGAAAAGCTTAAAGGTAACAAAGTAGTTTCACTCATTAAATACTAA
- the der gene encoding ribosome biogenesis GTPase Der produces the protein MQIAIIGRPNVGKSTLFNRIIGQRKALVHHLPGTTRDTNCSTFFWGAKSYSIVDTGGWGDETSEFSKEIEKQMNVALSSSQVAIFVVDSQTGIMPLDLGLLKTLRKKNIKTVLAVNKIDTEKDELKLFDFTKLGIKNMVGISSTHGLNIAELLDRACGLLDENSPNAPLEHNCIKIALVGKPNSGKSSLVNALCKNYRSIVSSTPGTTREAIDARLQRNNQDFILIDTPGLHKSRIYKNDLDYLSALSARKALESADVAVLLIDGDQGIGDTDTKIAELILESRCACLVAINKWDLIEEREEEAKKLLRDLEQKMKFISWTKIIYISAKTGLRTERILDEVSEIYTQYSKTVPQEELKEVSLQAESRKPYSRFGKVLRIQEVMQTGTKPPKFTYIFNDLEILHFSYKRYIENSLREHFGFVGSPISLDFRDNRVRNNRK, from the coding sequence ATGCAAATTGCAATTATTGGCAGACCAAATGTTGGCAAATCAACACTCTTTAACCGCATAATCGGGCAAAGAAAGGCATTGGTGCACCATCTTCCCGGAACTACTAGAGACACAAACTGTTCAACTTTTTTTTGGGGTGCTAAAAGCTACTCCATTGTTGATACAGGTGGATGGGGCGATGAAACATCAGAATTTTCTAAAGAAATAGAAAAACAAATGAATGTGGCCCTATCAAGTTCGCAAGTCGCTATTTTTGTTGTTGACTCCCAAACTGGGATAATGCCATTAGACCTAGGGCTACTTAAAACATTGCGTAAAAAAAACATAAAAACAGTTTTAGCCGTAAATAAAATTGACACGGAAAAAGATGAATTAAAACTTTTTGACTTCACAAAACTCGGCATAAAGAATATGGTTGGAATTTCTTCTACTCACGGGCTAAACATTGCAGAACTCTTAGACCGTGCCTGTGGACTATTAGATGAAAACTCGCCAAACGCCCCGCTTGAGCACAACTGCATAAAAATCGCACTTGTTGGAAAACCAAACTCAGGTAAATCATCACTTGTAAATGCTCTTTGCAAAAATTACAGAAGCATAGTTAGCTCAACACCTGGCACTACCCGTGAAGCTATAGACGCTAGGTTGCAAAGAAATAATCAGGACTTCATTTTAATAGACACCCCGGGACTACATAAAAGTAGAATTTACAAAAACGACTTAGATTATTTATCCGCACTAAGCGCAAGAAAAGCATTGGAATCAGCCGATGTAGCTGTGTTGTTAATTGATGGCGATCAAGGAATAGGCGATACCGATACAAAAATAGCGGAACTTATTTTAGAAAGCCGATGTGCGTGCCTTGTGGCAATAAATAAGTGGGACTTAATTGAAGAAAGAGAGGAAGAAGCAAAAAAACTCCTAAGAGACCTTGAACAAAAAATGAAGTTTATATCTTGGACAAAAATTATTTATATTTCTGCTAAAACCGGTTTGCGCACAGAAAGAATATTAGATGAGGTTTCCGAAATTTACACTCAATATTCAAAAACGGTTCCTCAAGAAGAACTAAAAGAAGTGTCGCTTCAAGCTGAATCACGCAAACCATACTCGCGCTTTGGCAAAGTACTTAGAATTCAAGAAGTAATGCAAACAGGAACTAAACCGCCAAAATTTACTTACATATTTAACGATTTAGAAATTCTTCATTTTTCATACAAACGCTATATAGAAAACTCTCTGAGAGAACATTTTGGTTTTGTCGGTTCTCCAATATCTTTAGATTTTAGAGACAACCGTGTTAGGAATAATCGAAAATGA
- a CDS encoding aspartate 1-decarboxylase, with protein sequence MRWFLRSKIHRATVTEANINYTGSITIDEELIEKAGLLKGEKVLVSSITSGARLETYVMTGLRNSGVICMNGAAAHLIKTGEKIIIMGFELADNTPQAKNVIVDEKNTFLKYL encoded by the coding sequence ATGAGATGGTTTTTAAGGTCAAAAATTCACAGAGCAACGGTCACAGAAGCTAACATTAACTATACAGGCAGTATTACAATAGATGAAGAGTTAATTGAAAAAGCGGGGCTTTTGAAAGGTGAAAAAGTGCTTGTTTCAAGCATTACATCTGGTGCAAGGCTAGAAACCTATGTTATGACAGGCCTACGCAATTCTGGTGTAATTTGTATGAATGGTGCCGCGGCACACCTTATTAAGACAGGGGAAAAAATAATAATTATGGGCTTTGAGCTTGCAGATAATACGCCACAGGCAAAAAATGTGATTGTTGACGAAAAAAACACTTTTCTTAAATATCTTTAA
- a CDS encoding tetratricopeptide repeat protein has translation MNSSQNNHKDITALALNSAVWIKKNLSTFYLICGIVVGSILLIIAFYYRNTTLTLRSEERLSVAQSMLYSDKPEDGVKILDEIITSYANTAASFRASIIKAQHLSDTGNYKDAEDILIKLLVSPKPKELEQFAFPLLIKVQENAGKYKEAIYNYNDFLKKFPNSYLVPSMLQDLAMLYEIADMPKEAKTTYEKITMQFPATNWSAKAQQRLVTISGTVPDQKVVEQKQ, from the coding sequence ATGAATTCGTCGCAAAACAATCACAAAGACATAACTGCCTTAGCATTAAACTCTGCAGTTTGGATAAAAAAGAATCTTTCAACTTTTTATTTAATTTGCGGTATAGTTGTAGGCTCAATTTTACTTATAATTGCCTTTTACTACAGAAACACAACTCTAACATTGCGCTCAGAAGAACGCCTTAGCGTTGCTCAAAGCATGCTTTATAGCGATAAACCAGAAGATGGGGTTAAAATTCTAGATGAGATAATTACTTCTTATGCAAACACAGCTGCAAGTTTTAGGGCAAGCATTATAAAAGCTCAACACCTATCAGATACCGGAAATTATAAAGATGCAGAAGATATTCTTATAAAACTTTTGGTTTCACCAAAACCAAAAGAACTTGAACAATTTGCTTTTCCATTGCTTATTAAAGTGCAGGAAAATGCCGGCAAATATAAAGAAGCTATATATAATTACAATGATTTCTTAAAAAAATTTCCAAACAGTTACCTTGTACCTTCAATGCTGCAAGACCTTGCTATGCTTTATGAAATTGCGGATATGCCCAAAGAAGCAAAAACAACTTATGAAAAAATAACCATGCAATTTCCGGCAACAAATTGGTCTGCAAAAGCGCAACAACGCCTTGTAACAATTAGCGGCACAGTTCCTGATCAAAAAGTTGTGGAGCAAAAGCAATGA
- a CDS encoding acylphosphatase, with protein sequence MDKIYRYEFIVFGVVQGVGMRYFVKNLADTHGLVGWVNNQPDGSLKIIAEGTKEILDIFCEKFKKGNGIAKIENISINKILINKYSFAYFEIEP encoded by the coding sequence ATGGATAAAATATACAGATACGAGTTTATTGTTTTTGGTGTTGTGCAAGGCGTTGGTATGCGCTATTTTGTTAAAAACCTTGCAGACACTCATGGATTAGTTGGCTGGGTTAATAACCAACCAGACGGGTCACTTAAAATTATAGCCGAAGGTACAAAAGAAATACTTGATATTTTTTGTGAGAAATTTAAAAAAGGCAATGGTATAGCAAAAATAGAAAATATATCAATAAATAAAATTTTAATAAATAAATATTCGTTCGCATACTTTGAGATTGAGCCCTAA